The following proteins are co-located in the Pectinophora gossypiella chromosome 7, ilPecGoss1.1, whole genome shotgun sequence genome:
- the LOC126367988 gene encoding xanthine dehydrogenase-like — MVSQYSRHEERVKHISVNSCLMPVCAMHGLAVTTVEGIGSTQDRLHPVQERIAKAHGSQCGFCTPGIVMSMYTLLRNKNTIDYADIDTALQGNLCRCTGYRPIIEGFKTFMEGWEKHYVNADTNACMMGKDCCRNKDTVNSENPPLFEKSSFQPYDPTQEPIFPPELKLNHHYSESCTFYKTDKVIWVRPINLEDALLIKKNIPDSKIVVGNTEIGVEVKFKKKIYPVLIYPTLIKEMSGCSVTNEGIVIGATTTLTELNCFLQQQMIKDSSKGKVFAAIQEMLHWFAGNQVRNVATLVGNIVTASPISDLNPILMSCSAVVNVCSADRGKRQIVINEYFFHGYRKTTIKDDELVISIEIPFTEKTQIVKAYKQARRRDDDISIVTAAFNVVFEEDKNIVQEAKLCFGGMGLVTICAKKTSYLLYGLHWDENMLNICLQSLTEELQLDFSVPGGMADYRKSLCLSLFYRFYLYVLQTRNDEVPNDIKSGAEEIPLMYPSSSQFFEIKNDNRKKYDAVGKPVVHASALKQATGEAIYCDDIPQVAGELFLTLVFSTESHAIIKSIDASKALALPGVVAFLSAVDLAEENNKMGPIFKDEEIFARTKVTSRACVIGAIVAMSESVARKAKDLVSVVYEKLKPVIITLEDAINHKSFFDGSPRTFRKGNIDDAFKKSSYTREGYVRSGAQEHFYLETISAFAVRKEDELEIVSTSQNPADVAHIASETLGIPNHKVVAKVKRIGGGFGGKETRAALLAIPVAVAAYKLKKPVRAVFDRDEDMQVTGYRHPCLIKYKVAFNDDGKISGAVYDVYSNAGNYMDISCSMMERAMTHVDNCYFIPNIEVNGYVCKTNMPSNTAFRGFGAPKSMLAAETMIRDVAAALNKSYEEIVNANLYREGLLTHYNQTLTYCTLSRCWDECVETSNYRERKKSVDEFNRSNRWKKKGIALVPTKYGISFQVDVLMQAGALLLIYKDGSVLLSIGGIEMGQGLYTKMIQVASRALEIDISKIHISEMATDKVPNSSPTAGSISSDLNGMAVINACNILKERLEPYKAKNPDGKWEDWVSAAYVDRTNLSATGYYAAPKIEFNRDTNLGNLYEYFTYGVACSEVIIDCLTGDHQVLRTDIVMDVGESLNPAIDIGQIEGAFTQGYGFYTMEEMVFSPNGEVLSRGPGAYKIPGFSDIPKVFNVSLLKGAPNPRAVYSSKAIGEPPLFLAASVYFAIKEAIKSARVDAGMSPEFVLDAPATCARIRMACEDHITSQVKPTIKPGGQPWNVVI; from the exons TACACATTACTTCGGAACAAAAACACCATCGATTACGCAGACATAGACACAGCTCTCCAGGGAAATCTCTGCAGATGCACCGGCTACAGACCTATAATAGAAGGCTTTAAAACATTCATGGAAGGCTGGGAAAAACATTACGTTAATGCTGATACAAATGCATGCATGATGGGGAAAGATTGCTGTCGAAATAAAGACACAGTGAATAGTGAAAACCCACCACTGTTTGAGAAGTCATCGTTCCAACCGTACGACCCAACGCAAGAGCCAATATTCCCTCCAGAGCTAAAACTAAATCATCACTACAGCGAAAGTTGCACATTTTATAAGACTGATAAAGTTATATGGGTTAGACCGATCAATCTTGAAGATGCGCttcttataaagaaaaatatccCGGATAGCAAGATTGTTGTAGGAAACACGGAAATAGGGGTCGaagttaaatttaaaaagaaaatatatccaGTATTAATCTATCCAACGTTGATAAAAGAAATGAGTGGATGTAGCGTAACAAATGAGGGTATTGTAATTGGTGCCACAACTACCTTGACTGAACTAAATTGTTTTCTGCAACAACAAATGATTAAAGATAGCAGTAAAGGGAAAGTATTTGCAGCAATACAAGAAATGCTTCATTGGTTTGCAGGTAACCAAGTTCGGAATGTAGCAACGCTTGTAGGAAATATCGTTACTGCTAGCCCTATCTCTGATTTAAATCCTATATTGATGTCCTGTTCCGCGGTAGTAAACGTGTGTAGCGCCGATAGGGGAAAGAGACAAATAGTAATTAATGAATACTTTTTCCATGGATACAGAAAAACAACTATCAAGGATGACGAACTAGTAATTTCTATTGAAATTCCGTTTACGGAGAAAACGCAGATAGTCAAAGCTTATAAACAAGCTAGAAGAAGAGATGACGATATCTCTATAGTCACAGCCGCGTTTAATGTTGTATTCgaagaagataaaaatataGTACAAGAAGCCAAGCTATGTTTTGGTGGCATGGGACTTGTAACAATTTGTGCAAAAAAAACGTCTTATCTACTTTACGGTTTGCACTGGGATGAAAATATGTTAAATATATGTTTACAATCCTTGACGGAAGAACTGCAATTAGATTTTTCAGTGCCAGGAGGTATGGCTGATTATAGAAAATCACTGTGTCTAAGTCTGTTTTACAGGTTTTATCTGTATGTTTTGCAGACAAGAAATGATGAAGTCCCGAACGATATAAAAAGTGGGGCCGAGGAAATACCTCTGATGTATCCATCTAGTTCTCAGTTCTTTGAGATTAAAAATGATAATAGAAAGAAATATGATGCGGTAGGTAAACCGGTCGTACATGCATCAGCGTTGAAACAAGCAACGGGTGAAGCAATATATTGCGATGACATCCCCCAGGTCGCCGGCGAATTGTTCCTAACATTGGTTTTCAGTACTGAATCACATGCAATAATTAAGTCTATTGATGCTAGTAAAGCTTTAGCATTACCTGGTGTTGTCGCTTTTCTGTCGGCTGTTGATTTGgctgaagaaaataataaaatgggtCCTATTTTCAAAGATGAAGAAATATTTGCAAGAACTAAAGTAACAAGCCGAGCGTGTGTTATAGGAGCCATAGTAGCAATGAGTGAAAGTGTTGCTCGTAAAGCAAAAGATTTGGTTTCTGTTGTTTATGAAAAACTGAAACCAGTAATAATTACGTTGGAGGATGCCATAAATCATAAATCATTTTTTGATGGTTCTCCTCGAACATTTCGGAAAGGCAACATAGACGATGCATTTAAAAAATCTTCTTACACTAGAGAAGGGTACGTAAGGAGTGGAGCTCAAGAGCATTTTTATCTCGAAACGATATCTGCTTTCGCCGTGAGAAAAGAAGATGAACTTGAGATCGTTTCTACATCACAAAATCCTGCCGATGTAGCG CACATAGCATCAGAAACTCTTGGCATTCCAAACCATAAAGTAGTAGCTAAAGTCAAAAGAATAGGAGGCGGATTTGGCGGGAAAGAGACTCGCGCAGCCTTGTTAGCCATTCCTGTTGCCGTAGCAGCTTACAAATTGAAGAAGCCAGTCAGAGCTGTTTTTGATAGAGATGAAGACATGCAAGTGACAGGATATAGACATCCTTGTTTGATCAAATACAAAGTTGCTTTTAATGACGACGGAAAGATATCAGGTGCTGTTTACGACGTCTATAGTAACGCTGGAAATTACATGGATATATCTTGCTCG ATGATGGAAAGAGCGATGACACATGTCGATAATTGTTACTTCATTCCCAACATTGAGGTAAATGGCTATGTTTGTAAGACAAATATGCCATCGAACACGGCTTTTAGAGGTTTCGGTGCTCCAAAATCTATGTTAGCAGCAGAAACTATGATCAGAGATGTAGCTGCAGCTTTAAACAAGAGTTATGAAGAAATAGTCAATGCAAATCTCTACAGAGAGGGCCTTTTGACGCATTATAATCAAACGCTTACGTATTGTACTTTATCTAGATGTTGGGATGAATGTGTTGAAACGTCTAACTATAGGGAAAGAAAGAAATCAGTCGATGAATTTAACAG ATCAAATAGATGGAAGAAGAAGGGCATTGCATTAGTGCCCACTAAGTATGGGATATCTTTTCAAGTCGACGTACTTATGCAAGCAGGAGCTCTGTTGCTGATATACAAAGACGGATCGGTCCTGTTATCTATTGGAGGAATAGAAATGGGTCAAGGCTTATACACGAAGATGATTCAAGTCGCTTCCAGAGCTTTGGAAATTGATATTTCTAAAATACATATCAGTGAAATGGCCACTGATAAAGTTCCAAATAGTTCGCCTACAGCTGGCAGTATAAGTTCTGATCTGAATGGAATGGCCGTTATAAACGCGTGCAACATCCTCAAAGAAAGGCTGGAGCCATACAAAGCTAAGAATCCAGATGGCAAATGGGAAGACTGGGTATCAGCGGCATACGTGGACAGAACGAATCTTTCAGCAACAGGATATTACGCTGCTCCAAAGATTGAATTCAATCGTGATACAAACTTAGGCAATTTGTATGAATATTTCACTTACGGTGTGGCGTGCTCAGAAGTTATTATTGACTGCCTGACTGGTGATCACCAGGTTCTAAGAACAGATATAGTTATGGATGTGGGCGAGAGTTTAAACCCTGCAATAGACATTGGTCAAATCGAAGGTGCATTCACACAAGGATATGGTTTCTACACGATGGAAGAGATGGTGTTTTCGCCAAACGGCGAAGTACTATCTCGGGGGCCCGGTGCTTACAAAATTCCTGGGTTTTCGGATATACCTAAGGTGTTCAACGTTTCTCTTTTGAAAGGTGCTCCTAATCCAAGAGCTGTATACTCGTCGAAG GCAATAGGCGAACCTCCATTGTTCCTAGCCGCGTCAGTATATTTTGCCATCAAAGAAGCCATCAAATCGGCTCGCGTAGACGCTGGTATGTCTCCAGAGTTTGTTTTGGATGCTCCAGCTACTTGCGCTCGCATCAGAATGGCTTGCGAGGATCATATCACGTCACAG GTGAAACCAACGATCAAGCCCGGAGGGCAGCCGTGGAATGTTgttatttaa
- the LOC126367987 gene encoding xanthine dehydrogenase yields MGLLNAEDELDQVSTELVFYVNGKKVVEPNPDPEWTLLWYLRKKLRLTGTKLGCAEGGCGACTVMVSKYNRKDKNIVHLAVNACLAPVCAMHGLAVTTVEGIGSTKTKLHPVQERIAKAHGSQCGFCTPGIVMSMYALLRSKKYIKYSDMEVAFQGNLCRCTGYRAIIEGYKTFLEDWETNRVVNGASNGVQNGNGVCAMGKDCCKNKTDKEEDKSETEYIFDRSSFLPYDPSQEPIFPPELKLTSIYDEQYLVYRGKKTTWYRPTSLNEILKLKAQHPEAKIVVGNTEVGVEVKFKHCVYPVIIMPNNVAEMNTIIENEKGLTVGAAVTLLEMENTFRQYMETLPQYKTRTLKTIVDMLYWFAGKQIRSVAALGGNIMTGSPISDLNPILMSLKVQLNLLSEKGGHRSVLMDETFFTGYRRNVVQPDEILLSIDIPYSRKYQYVKAYKQAKRREDDISIVTAAINVEFEDNTNVIKNLNMAFGGMAPVTKIATKTGESLKGEKWNETMLEKAFSVMVDELPLSPSAPGGNIQFRRALTMSLFLKAYLAIAKDTATDYLNNVNVTPNYISGAEQFHGSIPKSSQYFELVGDKQKPSDAIGRPIQHRSAYKQTTGEAIYCDDMPTAEGELYIGFVLSTKAHAKILSVDPSKALEDPGVVAFYSAKDLTPEQNAIGPIFHDEELFASEKVVSQGQTIGVIVANDQVTAQSAARKVKIEYEELQPIIVTIEDAIKHNSFYSQYPKTIRKGNVKLVFEDKNNIIIEGECRMGGQEHFYLETHAAFAVPKKEDDEMEIFCSSQHPSEIAKLTSHILHVPMNRIVARVKRMGGGFGGKESRGMLVALPVALAAHRLNRPVRCMLDRDEDMLMTGTRHPFLVKYKMAVNKQGKILGAIVNICNNGGYSIDLSGAVVERAMFHFENSYYIPNCEVTGHVCRTNLPSNTAFRGFGGPQGMFGAENMVQDIAEILGKSADEIRRINLYQENLTTHYGQVLEYCTLQRCWDECVQKCNLAQRKIDVENFNKQHRWRKRGISVIPTKFGIAFTEKLLNQAGALVIIYTDGSILLSHGGTEMGQGLHTKMIQVASRILEVDISKIHITETATDKVPNTSATAASAGSDLNGMAVLEACQTLMKRLQPYKEKNPNGTWEQWVSAAYVDRVSLSATGFHATPDVGYNFKENTGKPFNYFTYGVACTEVEIDCLSGDHMVLRTDIVMDLGESLNPAIDIGQIEGGFIQGYGLFTMEELIYSPTGTLYSRGPGAYKIPGFGDIPQEFNVSLLKGAPNPRAVYSSKAVGEPPLFLASSAFFAIKEAIRAARIDAGVSPQFRLDAPATSARIRMACEDHITKKLDVPEPDSFVPWNVIP; encoded by the exons ATGGGTCTTTTGAACGCAGAAGACGAACTTGACCAAGTTTCAACGGAGTTGGTATTCTATGTCAATGGAAAGAAG GTGGTAGAGCCGAACCCAGATCCAGAATGGACGTTACTGTGGTATCTACGCAAGAAGCTGCGCCTGACCGGCACCAAGCTTGGCTGCGCCGAGGGCGGCTGCGGGGCCTGCACCGTCATGGTCTCAAAGTATAACCGCAAAGATAAAAACATTGT TCACCTGGCAGTAAATGCATGTCTGGCGCCGGTCTGCGCAATGCACGGGCTAGCAGTCACAACAGTCGAGGGAATAGGCTCCACGAAAACCAAACTCCATCCCGTGCAAGAACGAATCGCTAAAGCACACGGCTCACAGTGTGGTTTCTGCACACCCGGAATCGTCATGTCTATGTACGCCTTACTCAGATCTAAGAAATACATTAAATACTCAGATATGGAAGTAGCTTTTCAAGGAAATCTCTGCAGATGTACTGGTTACCGTGCCATAATAGAAGGTTATAAAACTTTCCTCGAAGACTGGGAGACAAATCGAGTAGTTAACGGCGCATCGAACGGTGTTCAAAACGGAAATGGGGTATGTGCTATGGGCAAAGATTGCTGCAAAAACAAGACTGATAAAGAGGAGGATAAAAGTGAAACcgaatatatttttgataggtCCTCATTTTTGCCCTATGATCCTAGCCAGGAGCCCATTTTCCCACCAGAATTGAAACTAACATCTATTTATGATGAACAATACCTCGTATATAGAGGGAAAAAAACAACGTGGTACAGACCGACAAGTTTAAACGAAATCTTAAAATTAAAAGCGCAACATCCCGAAGCAAAAATCGTTGTCGGGAACACTGAAGTTGGTGTAGAAGTTAAATTTAAGCACTGCGTGTACCCTGTCATAATCATGCCCAACAATGTGGCTGAAATGAATACCATTATAGAAAACGAAAAAGGGCTGACTGTTGGAGCCGCTGTAACCCTATTAGAAATGGAAAACACGTTTAGACAATACATGGAAACATTACCTCAATATAAGACACGAACGCTAAAAACTATAGTAGACATGCTATATTGGTTTGCTGGAAAACAAATACGAAGTGTGGCTGCTCTGGGGGGAAATATAATGACGGGTAGTCCTATATCCGACCTTAATCCAATATTGATGTCTTTGAAAGTTCAATTAAACCTACTCAGTGAAAAGGGTGGTCACCGTTCCGTTTTGATGGACGAGACATTTTTCACTGGATATCGAAGGAATGTAGTTCAACCTGATGAAATTTTATTGTCTATTGATATACCCTATTCAAGGAAATATCAATATGTCAAAGCTTATAAACAAGCTAAGAGGCGAGAAGATGATATTTCTATTGTTACCGCAGCGATAAATGTAGAGTTCGAAGACAATACAAACGTTATTAAAAATCTAAACATGGCGTTCGGAGGCATGGCTCCTGTAACTAAAATAGCTACAAAAACAGGAGAATCATTAAAAGGCGAAAAATGGAATGAGACAATGCTTGAAAAAGCTTTTTCAGTTATGGTAGATGAATTGCCATTGAGTCCATCAGCTCCCGGTGGGAATATTCAATTTAGAAGAGCTCTAACAATGAGTTTGTTCCTTAAAGCTTATCTAGCAATTGCCAAAGATACTGCAACTGACTATCTAAATAATGTTAATGTCACCCCGAACTATATCAGTGGAGCTGAACAGTTCCACGGGAGTATTCCTAAGAGCTCACAATATTTTGAACTAGTTGGAGATAAGCAGAAGCCCAGTGACGCTATCGGTAGACCAATTCAACATCGATCAGCGTACAAACAAACAACAGGAGAAGCCATATATTGCGATGATATGCCAACAGCTGAAGGTGAATTGTATATAGGTTTTGTCCTAAGTACAAAAGCTCACGCCAAAATACTATCAGTGGACCCATCAAAAGCGTTAGAAGATCCTGGAGTAGTAGCTTTTTATTCCGCTAAAGATTTGACCCCAGAGCAAAACGCTATCGGTCCTATTTTTCACGACGAAGAACTATTTGCAAGTGAAAAAGTCGTCAGTCAAGGTCAGACTATAGGTGTTATAGTAGCGAATGACCAAGTGACAGCACAATCGGCAGCCAGAAAAGTGAAAATTGAATACGAAGAGTTGCAACCCATTATAGTCACAATCGAAGATGCTATAAAACATAACTCATTTTACTCACAGTACCCTAAAACGATACGTAAGGGTAACGTAAAGCTCGTTTTTGAAGATAAGAACAATATTATCATTGAAGGAGAGTGTCGCATGGGTGGCCAGGAACATTTTTATTTAGAGACTCATGCAGCTTTTGCGGTTCCCAAGAAAGAAGACGATGAAATGGAAATTTTCTGTTCGAGTCAACATCCTTCAGAAATAGCT AAACTAACGAGTCACATCCTTCATGTGCCAATGAATAGGATCGTTGCTCGAGTGAAACGAATGGGCGGTGGATTCGGTGGTAAAGAATCCCGTGGTATGCTGGTGGCATTGCCGGTAGCGCTCGCAGCTCACAGACTGAATCGTCCAGTGCGTTGCATGTTGGACCGAGACGAAGACATGCTCATGACAGGGACAAGACATCCCTTTTTAGTCAAATATAAAATGGCTGTGAATAAACAAGGAAAAATACTTGGTGCTATTGTCAATATTTGCAATAACGGAGGATATTCTATAGATCTATCTGGagca GTGGTGGAAAGAGCTATGTTCCACTTTGAAAACTCGTACTACATTCCCAACTGTGAAGTAACTGGTCACGTTTGTAGAACCAATTTACCTTCCAACACAGCATTCAGAGGATTCGGTGGACCGCAAGGAATGTTTGGTGCAGAGAACATGGTTCAAGACATTGCGGAAATCCTAGGAAAGAGCGCAGACGAAATTAGAAGAATAAACTTGTATCAAGAGAATCTAACGACACATTATGGCCAAGTTTTGGAATATTGTACTCTACAGAGATGCTGGGACGAATGTGTGCAGAAATGTAATTTGGCTCAAAGGAAAATTGACGTCGAAAACTTTAATAA acaacatAGGTGGAGAAAACGTGGTATCTCTGTAATTCCCACTAAGTTTGGTATTGCATTTACGGAGAAGTTGTTGAATCAAGCCGGTGCTCTTGTGATTATTTATACTGACGGTTCAATTCTCCTTTCACATGGAGGTACTGAGATGGGACAGGGTCTTCACACTAAAATGATACAAGTGGCTTCTCGTATACTTGAGGTTGACATATCCAAAATTCATATCACAGAGACAGCTACAGATAAAGTACCTAACACTTCAGCTACAGCTGCCAGTGCCGGCTCGGATCTAAACGGAATGGCCGTACTCGAAGCATGCCAAACATTAATGAAGCGACTTCAGCCGTACAAAGAGAAGAACCCTAATGGAACTTGGGAACAATGGGTATCTGCAGCTTATGTTGACAGAGTTAGTTTGTCTGCTACCGGCTTCCACGCCACCCCTGACGTCGGCTACAATTTCAAAGAGAATACGGGGAAACCATTTAATTACTTCACATATGGAGTTGCTTGCACGGAAGTTGAAATCGATTGTCTTAGTGGCGACCACATGGTTCTAAGAACTGACATTGTTATGGATTTGGGTGAGAGTTTAAACCCTGCTATAGACATCGGTCAAATCGAAGGTGGTTTCATCCAAGGTTATGGCCTCTTCACTATGGAAGAGCTGATTTACTCTCCAACGGGAACGTTGTATTCGCGAGGGCCGGGTGCATATAAAATACCTGGATTTGGCGATATTCCCCAAGAGTTTAATGTTTCTCTACTCAAAGGTGCTCCAAACCCAAGAGCTGTATATTCTTCAAAG GCTGTGGGTGAACCGCCTCTGTTCCTGGCGTCTTCAGCATTCTTCGCTATCAAGGAAGCCATCCGAGCGGCGAGGATAGACGCAGGCGTCTCTCCCCAGTTCCGTCTCGACGCTCCCGCTACCTCTGCTCGTATTCGTATGGCGTGCGAAGATCATATCACTAAGAAG cttGATGTGCCTGAACCAGACAGTTTCGTGCCATGGAATGTCATTCCATAA